Proteins encoded by one window of Ramlibacter tataouinensis:
- a CDS encoding PA2779 family protein — protein MKPLTHFVRRSCWGLAAALALQAPLAQAEMIGAEAAMAAQPATQEQLERARVQQFLESAALQDRLRALGVDGLHAASRVDAMTQQEVHALAQRIDSLPAGGAFSDREIILILLIALLIVVAL, from the coding sequence ATGAAGCCACTGACGCACTTCGTTCGCCGCTCGTGCTGGGGCCTGGCGGCGGCCCTCGCATTGCAGGCGCCGCTGGCGCAGGCGGAAATGATCGGGGCCGAGGCGGCCATGGCCGCGCAGCCGGCCACCCAGGAGCAGCTCGAGCGGGCCCGCGTGCAGCAGTTCCTGGAAAGCGCCGCGCTGCAGGACCGCTTGCGGGCGCTGGGCGTGGACGGGCTGCACGCGGCCAGCCGGGTCGACGCCATGACGCAGCAGGAGGTGCACGCGCTCGCGCAGCGCATCGACAGCCTGCCGGCCGGCGGCGCCTTCAGCGACCGCGAGATCATCCTGATCCTGCTGATCGCGCTGCTGATCGTGGTCGCGCTCTGA
- the fusA gene encoding elongation factor G produces MPAHRDIASRRTVALVGPSAAGKTSLAEALLWKAGAIGAPGSVEKGSTVSDGDPLEKRALRSLNSSVLHLEHRGITTHLIDTPGAPDFLGQSLPALQAVESAAIVINAATGIEPMAVRMMEAARQLGRDRLIVVNRIDAPGAGLQPLVEQIQAAFGKECLPVNLPAQEGQAVLDCFWKLGDERPAPDFSSVEQAHRALVEQVVEVDAAFVERYLNEGDVDPAELHAPLEQALREGHLVPICFVSARTGAGVAELLDVIERLLPDPSEGNPPEFLLREDEAARPVEAAVDPERHVLAHVFKITQDPYVGKMGVARVHQGTITRDSQLYVGDGRRPFKVGHLFQLQGSRLTEVAQAVPGDLCAIAKVEEMHFDAVLHDAAEDAHIHLKPLQFPVPVHGLAIEPKRRGDEQRLHEILQKLVSEDPCLRVEQPAGAHETVVYGLGELHLRTLLERLTEVHGCPVETRPPRIAYRETVTAPAEGHHRHKKQTGGAGQFGEVFLRIEPLPRGTGFQFVDEVKGGAIPGNFMPAVEKGVRQAMAQGVVAGYPVVDLKVTVYDGKHHNVDSKEIAFVTAGRKALVDAVKSARPCVLEPIVGMEISAPEPNLGDITGDLAARRGQVSGTHSGADGLSMVQALAPLSELASYQSRLNSLTGGQGRYTLAFSHYEAVPPSVQAQLAAQFKPKEE; encoded by the coding sequence GTGCCCGCTCATCGTGACATTGCCAGCCGCCGCACCGTGGCCCTGGTGGGCCCCAGCGCGGCCGGCAAGACCAGCCTGGCCGAAGCCCTGCTGTGGAAGGCCGGGGCGATCGGCGCGCCCGGCAGCGTGGAAAAGGGCAGCACGGTCTCCGACGGGGACCCGCTGGAAAAGCGCGCGCTGCGCTCCCTCAACAGCAGCGTGCTGCACCTCGAGCACCGCGGCATCACCACCCACCTGATCGACACGCCCGGCGCGCCCGACTTCCTGGGCCAGTCGCTGCCGGCGCTGCAGGCGGTGGAGAGCGCGGCCATCGTCATCAACGCCGCCACCGGCATCGAGCCGATGGCGGTGCGCATGATGGAGGCGGCGCGCCAGCTCGGGCGCGACCGCCTCATCGTGGTCAACCGCATCGACGCGCCGGGCGCCGGGCTGCAGCCGCTGGTCGAGCAGATCCAGGCCGCCTTCGGCAAGGAATGCCTGCCGGTCAACCTGCCGGCGCAGGAGGGCCAGGCGGTGCTGGACTGCTTCTGGAAGCTCGGCGACGAAAGGCCGGCCCCCGACTTCTCCTCGGTCGAGCAGGCCCATCGCGCGCTGGTCGAGCAGGTGGTGGAAGTGGACGCCGCCTTCGTCGAGCGCTACCTGAACGAGGGCGACGTCGATCCGGCCGAGCTGCACGCGCCGCTCGAGCAGGCGCTGCGCGAAGGCCACCTGGTGCCGATCTGCTTCGTCTCGGCGCGCACCGGCGCCGGCGTGGCCGAGCTGCTGGACGTGATCGAGCGCCTGCTGCCCGACCCGAGCGAGGGCAACCCGCCCGAGTTCCTGCTGCGCGAAGACGAGGCTGCACGGCCGGTCGAGGCGGCGGTGGACCCGGAGCGCCACGTGTTGGCCCATGTCTTCAAGATCACGCAGGACCCCTACGTCGGCAAGATGGGCGTGGCGCGCGTGCACCAGGGCACGATCACGCGCGACAGCCAGCTCTACGTGGGCGATGGCCGCCGCCCTTTCAAGGTCGGCCACCTCTTCCAGCTGCAGGGCAGCCGGCTGACGGAGGTGGCCCAGGCGGTCCCCGGCGACCTGTGCGCCATTGCCAAGGTGGAGGAGATGCACTTCGACGCGGTGCTGCACGACGCCGCCGAGGACGCGCACATCCACCTGAAGCCGCTGCAGTTCCCGGTGCCGGTGCACGGGCTGGCGATCGAGCCGAAGCGGCGCGGCGACGAACAGCGCCTGCACGAGATCCTGCAGAAGCTGGTGAGCGAGGACCCGTGCCTGCGGGTCGAGCAGCCGGCGGGCGCCCACGAGACCGTGGTCTACGGCCTGGGCGAGCTGCACCTGCGCACCCTGCTGGAGCGGCTGACGGAAGTGCACGGCTGCCCGGTCGAGACGCGCCCGCCGCGCATCGCCTACCGTGAAACGGTGACGGCGCCGGCCGAGGGCCACCACCGCCACAAGAAGCAGACCGGCGGCGCCGGCCAGTTCGGCGAGGTGTTCCTGCGCATCGAGCCGCTGCCGCGCGGCACCGGCTTCCAGTTCGTCGACGAGGTCAAGGGCGGCGCCATCCCCGGCAACTTCATGCCGGCGGTGGAAAAGGGCGTGCGCCAGGCGATGGCGCAGGGGGTGGTGGCCGGCTACCCGGTGGTGGACCTGAAGGTCACCGTGTACGACGGCAAGCACCACAACGTGGACAGCAAGGAGATCGCCTTCGTCACCGCCGGCCGCAAGGCGCTGGTCGATGCGGTCAAGTCGGCCCGGCCCTGCGTGCTGGAGCCGATCGTCGGCATGGAGATCAGCGCGCCCGAGCCGAACCTGGGCGACATCACCGGCGACCTGGCCGCGCGCCGCGGCCAGGTGAGCGGCACCCATTCGGGCGCCGACGGCCTGTCCATGGTGCAGGCGCTGGCGCCGCTGTCGGAGCTGGCCAGCTACCAGTCGCGGCTCAACTCGCTGACCGGCGGCCAGGGCCGCTACACGCTGGCCTTCAGCCACTACGAGGCGGTGCCGCCCAGCGTGCAGGCGCAACTGGCGGCGCAGTTCAAGCCGAAGGAAGAGTAG
- a CDS encoding RidA family protein, translated as MIQRFDVGTRLSEMAVHNGTAYLAGQVAGDATQDIRGQTRQVLAAIDALLARAGSDKSKILMAQIFLPDLADFAGMNEVWEAWVAPGNAPPRATVQGQLVKKEWRIEVVVTAAV; from the coding sequence TTGATCCAGCGCTTCGACGTGGGCACCCGGCTGTCCGAGATGGCCGTGCACAACGGCACCGCCTACCTCGCCGGCCAGGTGGCCGGCGACGCCACCCAGGACATCCGCGGCCAGACGCGCCAGGTGCTGGCCGCCATCGACGCGCTGCTGGCGCGCGCCGGCAGCGACAAGTCGAAGATCCTGATGGCCCAGATCTTCCTGCCCGACCTGGCCGACTTCGCCGGCATGAACGAGGTCTGGGAAGCCTGGGTGGCGCCCGGCAACGCGCCGCCGCGCGCCACCGTGCAGGGCCAGCTGGTGAAGAAGGAGTGGCGCATCGAGGTGGTGGTCACGGCCGCGGTGTAG
- a CDS encoding O-acetylhomoserine aminocarboxypropyltransferase/cysteine synthase family protein: MSQNWKFETRSVHAGYSPDPTTRAVVPPLYQTVAYAFDSAQHGADLFDLKVEGNIYTRIMNPTQSVLEQRLAALEGGIGALAVASGMAAITASIQTIAEAGDNIVSASTLYGGTYNLFAHTFPQQGIEVRFADPARPESFAALIDDRTKAVFCESIGNPLGNVTDIAALARVAHDHGVPLIVDNTVPSPYLLRPFEHGADIVVHALTKYLNGHGNSIGGAIVDSGKFPWAQHAARFRRLNEPDVSYHGVVYTEALGAAAYIARARVVPLRNMGAAISPFNAWLVLQGIETLALRMDRICDNALAVAQFLQQHQAVEWVSYAGLPQHPQHELAKRYLGGRASGILTFGVKGGREAGARFLDALQLFTRLVNIGDVRSLATHPASTTHRQLSPEELKKAGVSEETVRLSIGIEHIDDLKADLAQALAATR; encoded by the coding sequence ATGAGCCAGAACTGGAAATTCGAGACGCGATCGGTGCACGCCGGCTATTCGCCCGACCCGACCACGCGCGCCGTGGTGCCGCCGCTGTACCAGACGGTGGCCTATGCCTTCGACAGCGCCCAGCACGGCGCCGACCTGTTCGACCTGAAGGTCGAGGGCAACATCTACACGCGCATCATGAACCCGACCCAGTCGGTGCTGGAGCAGCGGCTGGCGGCGCTGGAAGGCGGCATCGGCGCGCTGGCCGTGGCGTCGGGCATGGCGGCCATCACGGCGTCGATCCAGACCATCGCCGAGGCCGGCGACAACATCGTCTCGGCCAGCACGCTGTACGGCGGCACCTACAACCTGTTCGCCCACACCTTCCCGCAGCAGGGCATCGAGGTGCGCTTCGCCGACCCGGCCCGGCCCGAGTCGTTCGCCGCGCTGATCGACGATCGCACCAAGGCCGTGTTCTGCGAGTCGATCGGCAACCCGCTGGGCAACGTGACCGACATCGCCGCCCTGGCCCGGGTGGCGCACGACCATGGCGTGCCGCTGATCGTGGACAACACCGTGCCCAGCCCCTACCTGCTGCGCCCGTTCGAGCACGGCGCCGACATCGTGGTGCACGCCCTGACCAAGTACCTCAACGGCCACGGCAACAGCATCGGCGGCGCCATCGTCGACAGCGGCAAGTTCCCCTGGGCGCAGCATGCGGCGCGCTTTCGCCGCCTGAACGAGCCTGACGTGAGCTACCACGGCGTCGTGTACACCGAGGCGCTGGGCGCGGCCGCCTACATTGCCCGCGCGCGCGTGGTGCCGCTGCGCAACATGGGCGCGGCGATCTCGCCGTTCAACGCCTGGCTGGTGCTGCAGGGCATCGAGACGCTGGCGCTGCGCATGGACCGCATCTGCGACAACGCGCTGGCCGTCGCGCAGTTCCTGCAACAGCACCAGGCCGTCGAATGGGTCAGCTACGCCGGGCTGCCGCAGCACCCGCAGCATGAGCTGGCCAAGCGCTACCTGGGCGGGCGCGCCTCCGGCATCCTGACCTTCGGCGTCAAGGGCGGGCGCGAGGCCGGTGCACGCTTCCTCGATGCGCTCCAGCTGTTCACCCGGCTGGTCAACATCGGCGACGTGCGCTCGCTGGCCACCCACCCGGCCTCTACCACGCACCGCCAGCTGTCGCCCGAGGAGCTGAAGAAGGCCGGCGTGTCGGAAGAGACCGTGCGGCTGTCGATCGGCATCGAGCACATCGACGACCTCAAGGCCGACCTGGCGCAGGCGCTGGCGGCCACGCGCTGA